The following are encoded together in the Proteiniphilum saccharofermentans genome:
- a CDS encoding DUF3109 family protein: MIQIQNTLLSDDIFEERFICDLCKCKGECCVEGESGAPITKEEFQEIEGILSEIWNDLSPKAQEVINKQGIAYTDYDGELVTSLVNGKECVFTYFDADGICKCAIDNAYREGRISVRKPVSCHLYPIRLTEYSDFTAVNYHRWSICEPAVRLGRKEGIPLYRFLREPLTRKFGEEWYNEVCEAAKLLKGEE, translated from the coding sequence ATGATACAAATTCAAAATACGCTTTTGTCAGACGATATATTCGAAGAACGATTTATCTGTGACCTCTGCAAATGCAAGGGAGAATGTTGTGTAGAGGGGGAGTCGGGAGCACCTATTACAAAAGAGGAGTTCCAGGAGATAGAAGGAATTCTGTCTGAAATCTGGAATGATCTTTCCCCGAAGGCACAGGAGGTGATTAATAAGCAGGGTATCGCCTATACCGATTATGATGGGGAACTGGTTACCTCACTTGTAAATGGAAAAGAGTGTGTATTCACCTACTTCGATGCAGATGGAATTTGCAAATGTGCCATTGACAATGCTTACCGTGAAGGCCGGATATCTGTCCGTAAACCGGTCTCGTGCCATCTTTACCCAATAAGGTTGACAGAATACAGCGATTTCACTGCAGTCAATTATCACCGTTGGTCAATATGTGAGCCGGCCGTAAGACTTGGGAGGAAAGAAGGAATACCCCTTTACCGCTTCCTGAGAGAACCGTTGACCAGAAAATTTGGGGAAGAGTGGTATAATGAAGTGTGTGAAGCCGCCAAATTGCTGAAAGGAGAGGAGTAA
- a CDS encoding TetR/AcrR family transcriptional regulator, with the protein MVSAISKTKKDLIDVAQQLFAKKGVENTTMNDIAEASQRGRRTLYTYFNSKYDIYKAVIESELNVLYHRLEEVIKRDIPADEKLILLAFTRLSAVKEVVTRNGTLRANFFRDIWQVENVRKEFDRKEISYLEGIIQDGCNKGIFVLKNVKQTAVILHYAFKGLEVPSIRGTLGLDYNKKEDREIISDILFKGLYRRSEK; encoded by the coding sequence ATGGTTTCTGCAATTTCCAAAACAAAGAAAGATTTAATCGATGTAGCGCAGCAGCTTTTCGCCAAAAAAGGTGTTGAGAACACAACGATGAATGATATTGCCGAAGCATCGCAACGTGGCCGCCGCACTCTCTATACCTATTTCAATAGCAAATACGATATTTATAAGGCAGTTATTGAGTCGGAACTCAATGTGCTGTACCACAGGCTTGAGGAAGTAATCAAACGTGATATTCCGGCTGATGAGAAACTCATCCTGCTGGCTTTTACACGCTTGAGTGCCGTCAAGGAGGTGGTTACACGCAATGGTACGCTACGTGCCAATTTCTTTAGGGATATCTGGCAGGTGGAAAACGTCCGCAAGGAGTTCGACAGGAAAGAGATCAGCTACCTTGAAGGAATTATCCAGGATGGTTGTAATAAAGGTATCTTCGTGTTGAAGAATGTGAAACAGACTGCGGTAATATTGCATTATGCTTTTAAAGGATTGGAAGTACCTTCCATCCGGGGGACATTAGGACTTGACTATAACAAAAAAGAAGACAGGGAGATTATCTCTGATATTCTTTTTAAGGGATTGTATAGGAGAAGTGAAAAGTGA